Proteins from one Loktanella sp. M215 genomic window:
- a CDS encoding replicative DNA helicase, which translates to MNEISIFNATGTAEASVDTMPHSIEAEQQLLGAILTNNDIFDRIASVVGPQHFYDPVHARIFDCAAARLSKNALASPVTLKSYMEDDEGLQELGGGAYLVRLAASATSAFAARDYAQMIYDLAIRRQLIQVGQTISSKASKVDVASEPKDQIVEAEQALYALAESGTSESGFQSFLRAVTDAVNVANAAYQRDGGLAGVSTGLVDLDKKLGGLHKSDLLILAGRPSMGKTSLATNIAYNIAKAYKKGTLHDGTEGAVNGGVVGFYSLEMSAEQLAARILSEAAEVPSEQIRRGDMTEVEFRRFVDAAKQLESCPLFIDDTPALPISQLAARARRLKRTHGLDVLVVDYLQLVRGTGRSENRVNEISEITMGLKAIAKELMIPVIALSQLSRQVENREDKRPQLSDLRESGSIEQDADVVMFVFREEYYKEREKPGDHEMDKIAIWQEEMERLRGKAEVVIGKQRHGPIGTVELSFEGRFTRFGNLVKPWQQDGGPGGDVGF; encoded by the coding sequence ATGAATGAAATCAGCATTTTCAACGCGACCGGCACAGCCGAGGCGAGCGTCGACACGATGCCGCATTCGATCGAGGCGGAACAACAGTTGCTGGGCGCGATCCTGACCAACAACGACATCTTCGACCGCATCGCGAGCGTCGTCGGCCCCCAGCATTTCTACGATCCCGTCCACGCCCGCATCTTCGACTGCGCCGCGGCGCGCCTGTCCAAGAATGCGCTGGCCAGTCCCGTCACGCTGAAATCCTACATGGAGGATGACGAGGGCCTGCAGGAACTTGGCGGCGGTGCCTACCTCGTGCGGCTTGCGGCCTCTGCCACCTCGGCCTTTGCCGCGCGGGACTACGCGCAGATGATCTACGACCTCGCGATCCGGCGTCAGCTGATTCAGGTGGGGCAAACCATTTCGTCCAAGGCGTCCAAGGTCGATGTGGCGTCTGAGCCCAAGGATCAGATCGTCGAGGCGGAACAGGCGCTTTACGCGCTGGCCGAAAGCGGCACCTCGGAAAGCGGCTTTCAATCCTTCCTGCGGGCCGTGACCGACGCGGTGAACGTGGCCAACGCTGCGTACCAGCGCGACGGGGGGCTGGCCGGCGTGTCAACCGGTCTTGTCGATCTGGATAAAAAGCTGGGCGGGTTGCACAAGTCCGACCTTCTAATTCTTGCGGGCCGCCCGTCCATGGGCAAGACCTCGCTGGCGACCAACATCGCCTACAACATCGCCAAGGCCTACAAGAAGGGCACCTTGCATGACGGCACCGAAGGGGCGGTCAACGGCGGCGTCGTGGGCTTCTACTCGCTCGAAATGTCCGCCGAACAGCTCGCCGCCCGGATCCTGTCGGAAGCCGCCGAGGTGCCATCCGAACAGATCCGCCGCGGCGACATGACAGAGGTGGAGTTCCGCCGTTTCGTGGACGCCGCCAAGCAGCTCGAATCCTGCCCGCTCTTCATCGACGACACCCCCGCCCTGCCTATTTCCCAGCTTGCCGCACGGGCGCGCCGGTTGAAACGGACCCATGGCCTCGACGTGCTGGTGGTGGACTACCTGCAACTGGTCCGCGGCACCGGACGCAGTGAAAACCGCGTGAATGAAATCTCCGAAATCACGATGGGCCTCAAGGCCATCGCCAAGGAGTTGATGATCCCGGTCATCGCGCTGTCGCAGCTGTCCCGTCAGGTCGAAAACCGCGAGGACAAGCGCCCACAACTGTCCGACCTGCGCGAATCCGGCTCGATCGAGCAGGACGCCGACGTCGTGATGTTCGTGTTCCGCGAGGAATACTACAAGGAACGCGAAAAACCGGGTGATCACGAGATGGACAAGATCGCCATCTGGCAGGAGGAAATGGAGCGCCTGCGCGGCAAGGCCGAGGTCGTCATCGGCAAGCAGCGCCATGGCCCCATCGGCACGGTGGAACTGTCGTTCGAAGGCCGCTTTACCCGCTTCGGCAACCTCGTGAAGCCCTGGCAGCAGGACGGCGGCCCCGGTGGCGACGTCGGATTTTGA
- a CDS encoding (2Fe-2S)-binding protein, which translates to MKVSMRVNGRAVSGDVEGRTLLVDFLRQDLHLTGTHVGCDTSQCGACTVHVDGLQVKACSMFAVEADGAEVATIEGVAAADGTLSAIQQAFQDHHGLQCGFCTPGMVMAAASLLKENPRPSEAEVRHHLEGNICRCTGYHNIVKAIMAASGQEMPALAAE; encoded by the coding sequence ATGAAAGTTTCGATGAGAGTGAACGGGCGTGCGGTGTCTGGCGATGTTGAGGGCCGGACGTTGCTGGTGGATTTCCTGCGTCAGGATCTGCATCTGACGGGGACGCATGTGGGGTGCGACACGTCGCAGTGCGGGGCGTGCACGGTGCATGTGGACGGGTTGCAGGTGAAGGCCTGCAGCATGTTCGCGGTGGAGGCGGACGGGGCGGAGGTGGCCACGATCGAGGGGGTGGCTGCGGCTGACGGGACGCTGTCTGCGATCCAGCAGGCGTTCCAGGATCACCACGGGTTGCAGTGCGGGTTCTGCACGCCGGGGATGGTGATGGCGGCGGCAAGCCTGCTGAAGGAGAACCCCAGGCCCAGCGAGGCGGAGGTGCGGCACCACCTGGAGGGCAACATCTGCCGCTGCACGGGCTACCATAACATCGTGAAGGCGATCATGGCGGCGTCGGGGCAGGAGATGCCGGCG
- the pyrC gene encoding dihydroorotase, whose amino-acid sequence MTDQKITELTLRRPDDWHLHLRDGAMLQAVLPETARHFARAIVMPNLVPPVVTGAQAEAYRARIMAALPAGADFTPLMTLYLTEDTDPDDVAAAHAAGLITAVKLYPAGATTNSASGVRDFDRVRPVLDRMAEIGLPLCVHGEVTDGSVDIFDREAVFIDKMLKPMRKKNPDLRIVMEHVTTQDAVDYVRDTAKNLAATITTHHLIINRNHILAGGIKPHFYCLPVAKREAHRIALVQAAVSGDKRFFLGTDSAPHTDAGKLQACGCAGIFTATNTMSCLAEVFEAAGSLRQLEAFTSLNGPAFYRMKPNEGTITLTKGDPVTYPAQIDTGDGPVTVFDPGFPLHWRVS is encoded by the coding sequence ATGACTGACCAAAAGATCACAGAACTGACCCTGCGCCGCCCCGACGACTGGCACCTGCATCTGCGCGATGGCGCGATGTTGCAGGCCGTGTTGCCGGAAACCGCCCGCCATTTCGCGCGCGCCATTGTGATGCCCAACCTCGTGCCGCCCGTCGTGACCGGCGCGCAGGCCGAGGCCTACCGTGCGCGCATCATGGCGGCCCTGCCCGCGGGGGCGGATTTCACGCCGCTGATGACGCTTTATCTGACCGAGGACACCGATCCTGACGATGTCGCCGCGGCACACGCGGCGGGCCTCATCACGGCGGTCAAGCTTTATCCCGCAGGGGCCACGACTAATTCCGCCAGCGGCGTGCGCGATTTTGACCGCGTGCGCCCGGTGCTGGACCGCATGGCCGAAATCGGCCTGCCGCTCTGCGTGCACGGCGAAGTGACGGACGGCAGCGTCGATATCTTCGACCGCGAGGCGGTGTTCATCGACAAGATGCTCAAACCGATGCGCAAGAAGAACCCCGATCTGCGTATCGTGATGGAGCATGTGACCACGCAGGATGCTGTCGACTACGTGCGTGACACGGCCAAAAATCTGGCCGCGACCATCACCACGCATCACCTGATCATCAACCGCAACCACATTCTGGCTGGCGGCATCAAACCGCATTTCTATTGCCTGCCCGTCGCCAAGCGCGAGGCGCACCGCATCGCCCTTGTGCAGGCGGCCGTGTCCGGCGACAAGCGCTTCTTTCTCGGCACCGATTCGGCGCCCCATACGGATGCGGGCAAATTGCAGGCCTGCGGCTGCGCCGGCATCTTTACCGCGACCAACACGATGTCCTGTCTGGCAGAGGTCTTCGAGGCTGCGGGCAGCCTGCGTCAGCTGGAAGCCTTCACATCGCTGAACGGCCCTGCCTTCTACCGGATGAAGCCGAACGAAGGCACGATCACCCTGACAAAGGGCGATCCCGTCACCTATCCGGCGCAGATCGACACGGGCGACGGTCCGGTGACGGTTTTTGACCCCGGGTTCCCGCTGCACTGGCGCGTGTCCTGA
- a CDS encoding GNAT family N-acetyltransferase — translation MATSDFDARPVAPANIADLVRMSDALMLPTAHDRRGLDLHHIYVAPDWRGRGVRRPMIPPVEDHAKSLGCTYVTIGTD, via the coding sequence GTGGCGACGTCGGATTTTGACGCCCGCCCGGTGGCGCCTGCAAACATCGCGGACCTCGTCCGGATGTCCGACGCCCTGATGCTGCCCACCGCGCACGACCGGCGCGGCCTTGATCTACACCACATCTATGTCGCGCCGGACTGGCGCGGCCGCGGCGTCAGGCGCCCCATGATCCCGCCGGTCGAAGACCACGCCAAGTCGCTTGGTTGCACTTACGTCACCATCGGAACCGACTAG
- a CDS encoding vWA domain-containing protein codes for MVELADLALPDNPKLANNIAHFARALRRAGLPIGPGRVVDAIRAVEAAGFTERRDFYWTLHACFVSKREESTVFAQLFRLYWRDPRYLEQMMSFMSPMVRGVAEERTAQAAEKRAAEALLDGQERDTPEQEEPKEDEMLLDIDASQTISAQERLRTLDFEQMSLSEMHAARRILAQMSLPVKPLRSRRTQALPGRMPDWRGTQAAAMRRGGEIIDFATKRRRIRYPNLVVLCDISGSMSQYSRAVLHFVHGVANAQGQDWAQVHAFTFGTRLTNITRHLRTRDVDAALKAAGAEAQDWEGGTRIAACLHDFNRDWSRRVMGQGAVVLLITDGLDRDPAADLGREMQRLALSARQLIWLNPLLRWDGFAPKARGIAAMLPHVTSFRAGHNIASLAGLAEALSRPQDGGEKSRLMAALRDATQEPDPSPFAFTRATNTQT; via the coding sequence ATGGTAGAGCTCGCTGACCTCGCGCTTCCTGACAATCCCAAGCTCGCCAACAATATCGCGCACTTCGCGCGTGCCTTGCGCCGTGCGGGCCTGCCGATCGGACCGGGCCGCGTGGTCGACGCGATCCGCGCGGTCGAGGCCGCAGGCTTTACCGAACGCCGCGACTTCTACTGGACCCTGCACGCCTGCTTCGTGTCCAAGCGCGAGGAATCAACCGTCTTCGCGCAGCTCTTCCGCCTCTACTGGCGCGATCCGCGCTACCTCGAACAGATGATGTCCTTCATGTCCCCGATGGTGCGCGGCGTGGCCGAAGAACGCACCGCTCAGGCCGCCGAAAAACGCGCGGCAGAGGCGCTGCTGGACGGGCAGGAGCGGGACACGCCGGAACAGGAGGAGCCAAAAGAGGACGAAATGCTCCTCGATATCGACGCAAGCCAGACGATCAGCGCGCAGGAACGCCTGCGCACTTTGGATTTCGAACAGATGAGCCTGTCGGAGATGCACGCCGCCCGCCGCATCCTCGCGCAGATGTCGCTGCCGGTGAAGCCCTTGCGGTCGCGCCGCACGCAAGCCTTGCCGGGCCGCATGCCCGACTGGCGCGGCACGCAGGCCGCCGCGATGCGCCGGGGCGGCGAGATCATCGACTTCGCCACCAAGCGTCGCCGCATCCGCTATCCGAACCTTGTGGTGCTCTGCGACATCTCGGGCAGCATGTCGCAATACTCCCGCGCCGTGCTTCATTTCGTCCACGGTGTCGCCAATGCGCAAGGACAGGACTGGGCGCAGGTCCACGCCTTCACCTTCGGCACGCGGCTGACGAACATCACGCGCCATCTGCGCACCCGCGACGTCGACGCGGCGCTGAAGGCGGCAGGGGCCGAGGCCCAGGACTGGGAAGGCGGCACCCGCATCGCCGCCTGCCTGCACGATTTCAACCGCGACTGGTCGCGCCGGGTCATGGGGCAGGGGGCGGTGGTGCTGCTCATCACCGACGGCCTCGACCGCGATCCCGCCGCGGATCTGGGGCGCGAAATGCAGCGCCTCGCGCTGTCCGCGCGCCAGTTGATCTGGCTCAATCCCCTGCTGCGCTGGGATGGCTTCGCCCCCAAGGCGCGCGGCATCGCCGCCATGCTGCCCCATGTCACCAGCTTTCGCGCCGGGCACAACATCGCGTCCCTCGCCGGGCTGGCAGAGGCCCTGTCCCGGCCTCAGGACGGCGGCGAGAAATCGCGCCTGATGGCCGCGCTGCGCGACGCGACACAGGAACCCGACCCCAGCCCCTTTGCGTTCACCCGCGCCACCAACACCCAGACCTGA
- a CDS encoding XdhC family protein, whose protein sequence is MTDHLLQTALDWHRAGRRVAVATVIETWGSAPRGTGSLLVIDDEGRMEGSVSGGCVEGAVIMEALDAIPTGAVRLLDYGVSDDEAFAVGLACGGRIRVLVEPVGGAMPLHLLEQLVAAITARDPVAYVIDLDAQARKLANPADYPDRFRLDRSGVEADGHTFVAIHNPPLRMIVVGAVHIAQALLPMARACGFDPVLIDPRGAFGSAERFPGETILEDWPDEAMAQLAPDTRTAVVTLTHDPKLDDPAIQQTLRSKAFYLGCLGSTRTHAKRVSRLTEAGFTDADIARIHAPVGLDVGGRAPAEIAVSIMAQIIATLRKSA, encoded by the coding sequence ATGACCGATCATCTTTTGCAAACTGCCCTTGACTGGCACCGCGCGGGCCGCCGCGTGGCCGTCGCTACGGTAATCGAAACCTGGGGATCCGCCCCGCGCGGGACCGGATCGCTGCTGGTCATCGACGATGAGGGCCGGATGGAAGGCTCCGTCTCGGGCGGCTGCGTCGAAGGTGCCGTCATCATGGAAGCGCTGGACGCCATCCCGACGGGTGCTGTCCGCCTGCTGGACTACGGCGTCAGCGACGACGAGGCCTTTGCCGTGGGCCTGGCCTGCGGCGGGCGTATCCGGGTGCTGGTCGAACCGGTGGGCGGGGCCATGCCGCTACACCTGCTGGAACAGCTTGTCGCCGCGATTACTGCGCGCGATCCGGTCGCCTATGTGATCGATCTGGACGCGCAGGCCCGCAAGCTGGCGAATCCCGCCGATTATCCCGACCGGTTCCGGCTGGACCGGTCGGGGGTCGAGGCGGACGGCCATACCTTCGTCGCGATCCACAACCCGCCGCTGCGGATGATCGTCGTCGGCGCGGTGCATATCGCGCAGGCGCTGCTGCCGATGGCCCGCGCCTGCGGTTTCGATCCCGTGCTGATCGACCCGCGCGGCGCCTTCGGCTCTGCCGAACGCTTTCCGGGCGAGACGATTCTGGAAGACTGGCCGGATGAGGCGATGGCGCAGCTAGCCCCCGACACCCGCACCGCTGTCGTGACCCTGACCCATGACCCCAAGCTTGACGATCCGGCGATTCAGCAGACGCTGCGGTCAAAGGCCTTCTACCTTGGCTGCCTGGGGTCCACCCGCACCCATGCCAAGCGTGTGTCGCGCCTGACCGAAGCCGGCTTCACCGACGCCGATATCGCCCGCATCCACGCGCCTGTCGGCCTCGATGTCGGCGGACGCGCACCGGCCGAGATCGCGGTCAGCATCATGGCCCAGATCATCGCCACCTTGCGAAAATCCGCATGA
- a CDS encoding orotate phosphoribosyltransferase, with protein MIPTGFPAKDEIARLTAGMLLEIGAVDFNTTTPFTHASGKQAPTYVDCRKLISYPRIRATLMDFLTVTIMREVGFEAFDNVAGGETAGIPFAALVAERMALPMTYVRKKPKGYGRNARIEGVMTEGQRVLLVEDLTTDGGSKLSFVDAIRDTGASCAATAVIFFYGIFEGVEERLSDHGVQLLHLCTWWDVLEVARSRQSFDSATLDAVEAYLRNPKGWTPGVMV; from the coding sequence ATGATCCCCACCGGCTTTCCCGCCAAGGATGAAATCGCCCGCCTGACCGCCGGGATGCTGCTGGAAATCGGGGCCGTCGATTTCAACACCACGACGCCCTTCACCCATGCCTCGGGCAAGCAGGCGCCGACCTATGTGGACTGCCGCAAGCTGATCTCCTACCCGCGCATCCGGGCCACCCTGATGGATTTTCTGACCGTGACGATCATGCGCGAAGTTGGCTTCGAAGCCTTTGACAACGTCGCCGGTGGCGAGACGGCCGGCATCCCCTTTGCCGCCCTCGTGGCCGAGCGCATGGCGCTGCCGATGACCTACGTGCGCAAGAAGCCCAAGGGCTACGGTCGCAACGCCCGCATCGAGGGTGTCATGACCGAAGGCCAGCGCGTGTTGCTGGTCGAGGATCTGACGACCGACGGCGGGTCCAAGCTGTCCTTCGTCGATGCGATTCGCGATACGGGGGCCAGTTGCGCCGCCACGGCCGTGATCTTCTTCTACGGCATCTTCGAGGGTGTGGAAGAACGGCTGTCGGACCACGGCGTGCAGCTGCTGCACCTGTGCACCTGGTGGGATGTGCTGGAGGTGGCCCGGTCGCGTCAGTCCTTTGACAGCGCCACGCTGGATGCGGTCGAAGCCTACCTGCGTAACCCCAAGGGCTGGACACCGGGCGTGATGGTCTGA
- a CDS encoding molybdopterin-binding protein, whose product MKFGAVPLADALGAILAHREVLPGGTLAKGHALTAHDLSSLADAGLSHVTVARLDPGDVDEDAAATRLARALVGDAPGLRLSVAATGRVNVIADVPGLAALDASALHAVNLTHPMITVATVPDLHRMEPGGLVATIKIIAYAVAGRDLDAAVAAGRGAVALHRPVIDRVALIETRIGRDLGDKGMRSLALRLDRLGVAFTGRTRVKHEPQAIADALKSTDAPLLCILTGSATSDIRDTAPAAVRLAGGTVTHFGMPVDPGNLLFLGDLQGRPVVGLPGCARSPALNGADWVLERLLCGLTVTPATIAAMGVGGLLKEIPSRPRPRQSAD is encoded by the coding sequence ATGAAGTTCGGTGCGGTGCCGCTGGCCGACGCGCTCGGCGCCATCCTCGCCCACCGCGAGGTGTTGCCGGGCGGCACGCTTGCGAAAGGTCATGCGCTGACCGCCCATGACCTGTCGTCTCTGGCGGACGCGGGGCTGTCTCATGTCACCGTGGCCCGGCTGGATCCCGGCGACGTGGACGAGGATGCCGCCGCCACCCGCCTTGCGCGCGCACTGGTCGGTGACGCGCCGGGCCTGCGGCTCAGCGTCGCGGCAACCGGTCGCGTCAACGTGATTGCAGATGTGCCGGGCCTTGCCGCACTGGACGCTAGCGCGCTTCATGCGGTCAACCTGACCCACCCGATGATCACGGTCGCGACCGTGCCGGACCTGCACCGGATGGAACCGGGCGGACTGGTGGCGACGATCAAGATCATCGCCTACGCGGTCGCGGGCCGCGACCTTGATGCGGCCGTCGCGGCAGGCCGCGGTGCCGTGGCCCTGCACCGGCCCGTCATCGACCGGGTGGCGCTGATCGAGACGCGCATTGGCCGCGATCTGGGCGACAAGGGGATGCGATCCCTGGCCCTGCGCCTCGACCGGTTAGGCGTGGCTTTCACGGGCCGCACCCGCGTGAAGCACGAGCCACAAGCCATTGCGGACGCTTTGAAATCGACCGATGCGCCGCTGTTGTGCATCCTCACCGGCTCCGCCACGTCTGACATCCGCGACACGGCCCCCGCGGCGGTGCGTCTGGCCGGCGGCACGGTGACGCACTTCGGCATGCCGGTCGATCCCGGCAACCTGCTGTTCTTGGGCGATTTGCAGGGTCGTCCGGTGGTCGGCCTGCCCGGCTGCGCCAGATCGCCCGCACTGAATGGCGCGGATTGGGTGCTGGAACGCCTGCTCTGCGGCCTCACCGTCACGCCGGCCACGATCGCGGCCATGGGCGTCGGCGGCCTGCTCAAGGAAATCCCCTCGCGCCCGCGCCCCCGGCAAAGTGCGGATTGA
- a CDS encoding AAA family ATPase: MTFDSIDAVQTALAAENYICPRPLATVVFLALKLGRPLFLEGEAGTGKTEIAKALSAALGRRLIRLQCYEGLDSASAVYEWNFAEQMIAIRTAEATGGTDRKALKSELFTEEYLIERPLLQAMRPQPGGAPVLLIDELDRTDAPFEAFLLEALSDFQVTIPELGTIKAPTPPIVILTSNRTREVHDALKRRCLYHWVDYPDFDRELDILHARAPEAAETLSREVVAFVQRLRTEDLFKKPGVAETIDWAKCLLALDVIDLSPAVIADTLGAILKYQDDIQKIEGSKAKQILEDARAAIPA; encoded by the coding sequence ATGACATTCGACAGCATCGACGCCGTGCAGACGGCACTGGCGGCGGAAAACTACATTTGCCCGCGCCCGTTGGCCACGGTGGTCTTTCTGGCGCTCAAGCTCGGTCGCCCCCTGTTCCTCGAAGGCGAAGCGGGCACCGGCAAGACCGAAATCGCCAAGGCGCTGTCGGCAGCACTCGGTCGCCGCCTCATTCGCCTGCAGTGCTACGAAGGGCTCGACAGCGCCTCTGCCGTCTACGAATGGAACTTCGCCGAACAGATGATCGCGATCCGCACGGCAGAGGCCACGGGCGGCACCGACCGCAAGGCGCTGAAATCCGAACTCTTCACCGAAGAATATCTGATCGAACGCCCGCTGCTGCAGGCCATGCGCCCGCAACCCGGCGGCGCGCCGGTCCTGCTGATCGACGAACTTGACCGCACCGACGCCCCGTTCGAGGCTTTCCTGCTCGAAGCGCTGTCGGACTTTCAGGTGACCATCCCCGAACTTGGCACGATCAAGGCGCCTACGCCGCCCATCGTGATCCTGACCTCGAACCGCACCCGCGAAGTCCACGACGCCCTCAAACGCCGCTGCCTCTACCACTGGGTCGACTATCCCGACTTCGACCGCGAACTCGACATCCTGCACGCCCGCGCGCCGGAAGCGGCCGAGACCCTCAGCCGCGAGGTCGTCGCTTTCGTCCAGCGCCTGCGCACCGAGGATCTGTTCAAGAAGCCGGGTGTTGCCGAAACCATTGACTGGGCGAAATGCCTGCTCGCCCTCGACGTCATCGACCTGTCGCCCGCCGTCATCGCCGATACGCTGGGCGCAATCCTGAAATACCAGGACGATATTCAAAAGATCGAAGGCTCCAAGGCCAAGCAGATCCTCGAAGACGCCCGCGCCGCGATCCCCGCATGA